The proteins below come from a single Rhodothermales bacterium genomic window:
- a CDS encoding CoA-binding protein produces the protein MKSIPDSINRFLSGQRFAVAGVSRQSNQPANAIFRRLSESGYDVVPVNPRAPEVESVSCFPTLRDVPGSIDGVVIATPPAASLDVVRQCAEKGIPRVWIHRSFGEGSVSDEAVAECEAHGIECIAGGCPMMFCEPVDFGHRCMRWWLQRKGSVPR, from the coding sequence ATGAAGAGTATACCCGACTCAATCAATCGGTTTCTGAGCGGCCAGCGCTTTGCTGTTGCAGGGGTTTCCCGCCAGTCTAACCAACCGGCAAACGCGATCTTCCGGAGACTTTCGGAGTCCGGCTACGACGTTGTTCCCGTGAACCCGAGAGCGCCGGAGGTTGAGAGTGTGTCGTGCTTTCCGACGTTGCGCGATGTCCCCGGTTCGATTGACGGTGTCGTGATCGCAACGCCGCCGGCCGCGTCGCTGGATGTGGTTCGGCAGTGTGCGGAGAAGGGTATCCCGCGAGTCTGGATACACCGCTCGTTTGGAGAAGGAAGCGTGTCTGACGAGGCGGTCGCGGAGTGCGAGGCCCATGGAATTGAGTGCATCGCGGGCGGCTGTCCAATGATGTTCTGTGAGCCTGTAGATTTCGGGCACAGGTGCATGCGGTGGTGGCTCCAGCGAAAGGGCAGCGTGCCCAGGTAA
- a CDS encoding sulfotransferase family 2 domain-containing protein — MPTQFAKSLFWNLPHEVRRVLFRARHPSSYNHLQKLRTETEGDYSLRPFIDHKCVFVHIPKCAGSSISRSLFGNLGGGHTSARKYQIVFTKKEFAEYFKFAFVRNPWDRVVSAFLFLKAGGTGQTDRRWAEQNLSEYPDFDSFVRGWLNPVNARASWHFKPQYPYVSGGDGRLLIDFVGYFERLQEDYSFIRRTIRCGAPLIHLNQTRDRSKDFRQYYREETQQIVADVYREDIRIFGYGFESEAPTGPRHVNSPATRQHSLPTTGRFVPGR, encoded by the coding sequence ATGCCCACACAATTCGCCAAGTCATTATTCTGGAACCTGCCACACGAAGTGCGCCGTGTCTTGTTTCGGGCTCGGCATCCTTCGTCCTACAACCATCTACAGAAGCTGCGCACCGAAACCGAGGGGGACTATTCTCTACGGCCATTCATCGATCATAAGTGTGTTTTTGTTCACATTCCCAAGTGTGCGGGCAGCTCCATCTCACGAAGCCTCTTCGGCAACTTAGGGGGTGGTCACACGTCTGCGCGAAAGTACCAGATCGTTTTCACCAAGAAGGAATTCGCCGAATACTTCAAGTTCGCGTTTGTGCGCAATCCATGGGACAGGGTCGTTTCAGCATTTCTTTTCCTGAAGGCGGGCGGAACGGGACAGACGGACCGGCGGTGGGCTGAGCAAAATCTGTCGGAGTACCCGGACTTCGACAGCTTTGTCCGAGGGTGGCTCAACCCGGTTAACGCACGAGCCAGCTGGCACTTCAAGCCGCAATACCCCTATGTATCCGGTGGAGATGGCAGGCTGTTGATTGACTTCGTCGGATACTTTGAACGACTGCAGGAGGATTACTCGTTCATTCGCAGGACGATTCGTTGTGGAGCCCCTTTGATTCATCTGAATCAGACGCGCGATCGATCGAAGGATTTTCGACAGTACTACAGGGAGGAAACGCAGCAGATCGTTGCGGACGTGTATCGAGAGGACATCCGGATCTTTGGTTACGGATTCGAGAGCGAAGCACCGACCGGCCCACGGCACGTGAACTCGCCGGCAACTCGGCAGCACAGCCTCCCGACAACTGGTCGCTTCGTGCCAGGACGCTGA
- a CDS encoding copper chaperone PCu(A)C: MQFPELTSFRRTCSGWRISTATTLSLSLLLLISACGPVVPPQPDIQVEGAWARPSMGITPGEQAADSTANASATSAVYFEMRNAGQLADSLIGARTDVARVIEIHRSTMQDGIMRMRRQNEVAIAPGRSVVLKPGDYHLMLIGLTQDLAPGDRFMVTLDLAQSGERDVDVEVRQP; encoded by the coding sequence ATGCAATTCCCTGAACTCACCTCGTTCCGACGGACCTGTTCCGGGTGGAGGATCTCTACCGCCACTACGCTGTCTCTGTCACTGCTTCTGCTGATCTCTGCTTGCGGTCCGGTTGTCCCTCCCCAACCCGACATTCAGGTGGAAGGCGCCTGGGCACGACCCTCCATGGGCATCACGCCCGGGGAGCAAGCTGCAGATTCGACGGCGAACGCGTCGGCTACATCTGCCGTCTATTTCGAAATGCGTAACGCGGGACAACTGGCGGACAGCCTCATCGGCGCACGCACTGACGTCGCACGCGTAATCGAAATCCACCGGAGCACAATGCAGGATGGTATCATGCGGATGCGCCGGCAGAACGAGGTCGCAATCGCACCGGGAAGATCGGTTGTTCTGAAGCCGGGCGACTACCATCTCATGCTGATAGGCCTCACCCAAGACCTCGCACCAGGCGACCGCTTCATGGTGACGCTGGATCTCGCTCAGAGCGGCGAGCGAGATGTGGATGTCGAGGTTCGGCAGCCGTGA
- a CDS encoding SCO family protein — MKRLIILGAVAILLGAILIGTLFLILGGPPALNGTLLDPPMSAPDFELTSVDGTVRKSDFDGKIVVIFFGYTFCPDVCPTTLSRLRETMVLLGHQASEVQVLMVSVDPERDTPERVAAYAHDFNPDFVGLTGEPEKIATVAADFGIFHSKAEGSAETGYLVDHTAAVLVLNREGDTRLIWAFETTPQQMARDLNYLIAKG, encoded by the coding sequence ATGAAACGACTGATCATCCTCGGCGCAGTCGCCATCCTGCTTGGCGCCATCCTTATCGGCACGCTATTTCTCATCCTTGGCGGTCCCCCTGCTTTGAATGGAACGCTCCTGGATCCTCCGATGAGCGCGCCGGACTTCGAGTTGACGTCCGTCGATGGCACAGTTCGAAAGAGCGACTTTGACGGCAAGATCGTTGTGATCTTTTTCGGCTACACCTTCTGCCCGGACGTCTGCCCAACCACGCTATCGCGCCTCCGGGAGACGATGGTCCTTCTGGGCCACCAGGCGTCGGAGGTGCAAGTACTCATGGTGAGTGTGGATCCGGAGCGCGACACGCCGGAACGAGTCGCCGCATACGCACACGACTTCAATCCTGACTTCGTAGGGCTCACGGGCGAGCCCGAGAAGATCGCGACCGTTGCAGCCGACTTTGGCATCTTCCATTCGAAGGCCGAGGGATCGGCAGAGACCGGCTATCTGGTCGACCATACAGCTGCCGTCCTGGTCCTCAACCGGGAAGGCGACACACGGTTGATCTGGGCGTTCGAAACGACGCCGCAGCAGATGGCCCGGGATCTTAATTACCTCATAGCGAAAGGCTGA
- a CDS encoding MBOAT family protein, giving the protein MVFNSITFVAFFCVVLLVYAMPLPWRFKKAHLLVASYLFYAAWNPPFVILIWISTLVDWYAARRIKAATALSFRRSFLLVSLVTNLGILGFFKYGDFLIENFVWFAATLGIEFQPADLGIFLPIGISFYTFQTLSYTIDVYRRKMEPWNSFLDFALFVTFFPQLVAGPIVRASHFLPQCLTPRRVTANGLSWGFALLTLGLFEKAVLADSLMAPVADLVYASPMKAGFVDAWAGTLAFSAQIFFDFAGYSTCAIGAALCLGFHLPENFRYPYAAIGFSDFWRRWHVSLSTWLRDYLYIPLGGNRRGRRRTYINLMLTMLLGGLWHGAAWRFVAWGGMHGLFLSAERLLRRRLSHIQLAHSRLARVAAGLLTYYLTCLTWTFFRATDFTGALHILRAMFFGAQDQMETGLLNVTAVAILTALTLCVHWFMRERSLEEVADSVPWWIRGTVLALMLIAVAMVRGGDRAFIYFQF; this is encoded by the coding sequence ATGGTCTTCAATTCGATCACATTCGTGGCTTTTTTCTGCGTCGTACTGCTCGTGTACGCAATGCCACTCCCCTGGCGTTTCAAGAAAGCCCACCTTCTCGTAGCCAGCTACCTCTTCTATGCCGCGTGGAACCCTCCCTTCGTCATCCTTATCTGGATATCAACCCTGGTTGACTGGTACGCTGCCAGGAGGATCAAGGCAGCGACTGCCCTGTCATTTAGGCGCTCATTTCTTCTCGTCAGCCTGGTCACAAACCTGGGCATCCTTGGATTCTTCAAGTATGGTGATTTCCTGATCGAAAATTTCGTCTGGTTTGCAGCGACACTGGGCATCGAATTCCAACCGGCAGATCTGGGGATCTTCCTTCCAATCGGGATTTCATTCTACACCTTTCAGACGTTGTCGTACACAATCGATGTATACCGACGAAAGATGGAACCCTGGAATTCATTCCTCGACTTTGCACTGTTCGTCACGTTCTTTCCCCAACTTGTTGCCGGGCCCATAGTGCGCGCCAGCCATTTTCTTCCTCAGTGCCTCACGCCACGACGCGTGACTGCTAACGGACTCAGTTGGGGCTTCGCGTTGCTTACGCTCGGTCTATTCGAGAAAGCAGTGTTGGCCGACTCCTTGATGGCACCGGTAGCCGACCTCGTCTACGCCTCTCCGATGAAGGCCGGCTTCGTTGATGCCTGGGCCGGCACACTCGCATTCTCAGCTCAGATCTTCTTTGATTTTGCGGGCTATTCGACGTGCGCAATAGGCGCCGCCCTGTGTCTCGGATTTCATCTGCCGGAGAATTTCCGTTACCCCTACGCAGCCATTGGCTTCTCGGACTTCTGGCGGCGCTGGCACGTTTCGCTGTCGACGTGGCTTCGAGACTACCTGTACATACCCCTCGGGGGGAACCGGAGAGGTCGCCGTCGAACGTACATCAACCTGATGCTGACCATGCTGCTCGGTGGACTATGGCACGGCGCAGCGTGGCGCTTTGTCGCCTGGGGGGGGATGCACGGACTTTTTCTGTCCGCAGAGCGGTTGCTTCGCCGAAGATTGTCTCACATCCAGTTGGCGCATTCGCGTCTGGCACGTGTAGCCGCCGGCCTACTCACGTACTACCTGACCTGCCTGACGTGGACGTTCTTCCGAGCAACGGATTTTACTGGAGCGCTTCACATTCTGCGCGCGATGTTCTTTGGGGCTCAGGACCAAATGGAGACCGGCCTTCTAAACGTGACGGCTGTTGCCATCCTTACTGCACTTACGTTGTGTGTTCACTGGTTTATGCGGGAAAGAAGCCTGGAGGAAGTGGCTGATTCGGTGCCGTGGTGGATTCGCGGTACCGTGCTGGCGTTGATGTTGATTGCCGTCGCGATGGTCCGTGGTGGCGACCGGGCCTTCATCTACTTCCAATTCTAG